The window AAATCGTAAATCGTTAGTGAAGTAGAACATCAACTAGTGTGGCAATGGCGAGTCGACCTGTGTAAAGTGAGGATTCACAAGGACATCGACTACTGCAGCAATACAGGATTCTCCTTGTGGCGAGTGATGAtacaccaggtgtcgctaatGTACAATATGACATTCAATCAGTACATTTTAGAAACGAGGATACTGAAGCTACAGTAAAAAATTTTCACTACTAATTTGAATGAGCTAAAGCCGGGTATTGCACATGATTATTCTCACCACTGCGCGCTGCGGATAGAtggaataaatcattttggtCGGACTTGCTTCTCCGTTGTGGTTGCTTGGCTTCTGTTACCATATCGGtcccatatatatatatatatatatatatatatatatatatatatatatatatatatatatatatatatatatatatatatatatatatatatatatatatatatatatatatatatatatatatatatatatatatatatatatatatatatatatatatatatatatatatatatatatatatatatatatatatatatatatatatatatatatatatatatatatatatatatatatatatatatatatatatatatatatatatatatatatatatatatatatatatatatatatatatatatatatatatatatatatatatataatatatatatatatatatatatatatatatatatatatatatatttgaattcagGTTCAAATGAACTCTGAAAAACTGAACGCTTTCAAAACGGCAAATAAACACTTTTTgcttttgaaaattgaaatttaatatatgtatatataatacatatttgtaAGGGAtagtcaaaataaatcaaatctagTCTACCGATCGAGAGAGAAAGTCCGTATTTTAAGGTAAAACATGTACCagactataaaaatgaatacttTATGTTGCATTCTATCTAAGACCGCATACTCCAAAACGATCTTCATCTAAAAACGACCAGGTTATTTTTCGGCCACCTCAGTAAAATGCTAATTGATAAAAGATTGTCTAGATAGGCACCGTCTAATAATACACATTGATTGCTTTAGTTCACTGCGGATTTCCAACACTCGACATCAAAGTAGAGCTATTGTAGTTCACGATGCGGCATTATCTCTCATTTAGCATCGCGCTTCTTTCCTTAAATaaatgatgaatgaatgaatgaatgaattcccAAATATGAACATGAGTAtaaacatttttgtttattttacgtatcaattgaaaatttacatttgagGAGGTTACGTATTTGATTCTATTGCAATCATCATCTAATAATATCCGCTTCCATTTATCGCTATCGATTATTTCGCTAGGGTATCGACGTTATGATATCGTATATGAATGCAGTATTCTAATTTTTAAGTCGAAATAAGGCCCAAAGTCGAACAGACATAGATATCAATATTCCGTAAACTCATGGAacgttttttcttaaattaccGTGTCAAGACTCACTGTTGCTTGATTTTCGGCAACGTTGGTCATTGGGGATAGGAATCTGATTGAGCTAGCTGGGGTATCCGTGCGTGTGACCGTTTTTAACCAAAAACCCCTTTCAATTCTAAGCTGTCTTGGAAACGGGGATGAGTGATTCCTGTGGCTTCAATTGACAGAAAAAAGGTTTCTGCCTATACTTCAACAGCGAAATTAATGGTGTGTTCTCTGTTCCTCGCATACAGACTTTTATGCGACATATTTTTCGATTCATCCGAATCCGAGTTCAGAACTGGCAACTCCAAATAATCATTACAATATATTCCAGTATTACGTAGTTCACATTCAAATGGAATCCGAACGTATGGAATTCTTTTTACGTTCTAAAACGGCAAATattttatacatatttcacTCAAAACTATGTAATCATATGACTTGAAttagaattatttcattaatactCTATTCGCCATGAAAAGCAATACACACATTGTCGATTTTAATGTTATACGTAATGATGTGAAGCCATGCTCCCTTAGTTTGATAGCCATCTATCTGGCTGAGATGTAAGCTTAATCATCGACAGCCCCTATGGTGCACGGATGATTCAGTCGgggtaaattttgaaaatgcataAACAGAATTTGTGCTTCGAAAAAAATCAAGTTTATTACACAAGTAATTTTACTTAAGGCAATTTCGTTTAAGAAGTTATGGATGggtatttcaacaaaatcccACTAGATAATGGGACTGAGTGGATTGATAAGATATATAAACTATCATATGGTATTATCGGTATCAGCAGTGAAGAGCAAACTCGAGATAAATTTTGTCTGACATGGGCTGCGAAGTGATCTTCGAGTCAACAGTGATCTTCGAGTCAACAGTGTCACTGCTTTTCGATCTTGTCCAAGATCAAGATAAAATGGTGACTAGGAAAGATGTGTCTACGATTCCAAACGATGACATTTCAATCAATAATGTAGTTTCATTTGCTGCTTTAGCTCCAACGACCATAAACAAGGCCAATGTTATGAACAGAGTTTTATTAAAcattctgaaatgaaataatctaTATCAGTTTATACAATGAGTATGTAAAATGCAAAATAAAGTCGTAATTTCTAtattaaatatagctgcatagcagcgataacgggtttctgcctaacCGGTTCATATATCGCACTGGGAAGCGTCATCGAAATAATTATACAGTTCATAACATATGACTTATTTCCAAGAAGCGCAACCTGGGTCAACAATATGCTAGATATATGGATCCAGCTACATGCAAGGGCTACCACGTAAAAAGTATCGATGTACCAAAATGGCTTAACCGAAGATATGGTTGTTTCAAAGTCTCCTGGTGGCAGTTGCATGAACTAGTTTGTCGCACATGCTCTCCTTGCGCGTTTTGATCCATATTTTCGTTACTACAAACGGTAGGTTGGTCTACttttatgcatcaatttgttaagTGGGGAATTtgtattcagaaataaacaacgatttttagaaaaagtttttttttgttttcatttattagtGACAGTTTACATATTATACATATGTTTGAACTATAACAACTTtgaaaacgaccttaacaacgtatattcaatgaacATTAATTTACTTTAATCACAAAGAGGGAATTATAGGAAACAAAATTATTGCATTGTCGGGATTCGAACACGATGTGGCATCGATGTCTTTGAAGCGATTAAGATAATGTTGAAAACATCTGCCAAACGGAAGATggtacaaaatggcggcgataaatgaaacaaaaacagGAAATGGCGGATCGGGACTTATATCACTCCGGTAAATTTTAGGCTTTTCGGGGTGcacttttatcaatggatgacGATTCTTTGCGTTATTCTTGTTACTGTTAAGACCCGGTAATTATGtgggattaattcataatagatTACTATACGCAAATTCTAAATGGTCAGGCGCTGAGTTGTTGTTGTTCGTCCTTCGGAGTCGAAGATGACCAAACTTCAGTTTCAGCCTCTGTGTGTTCTCTGATGGCTGATGAGACCGATTTTGGCTCTTAAGCCCCGACCGCAGTCTGGACATCTGTGCTGCACGGAAGCTGGATCGGGAGCAGCCTTTTTGAGGGTACGTTTCCGCATTGCCTCGTCGACCCGCCTGATTTCAGAGGTCATGGCTCCCTGGTGGATCAAGCTTTTGAAGCTGGCTTTTGgagtttttaaaattcagaGTTTTTGAACAATATACCATATCTTCATATATGTTAAAATGAACACTCTACGTACTTCAAAATGGGAACAACGCCCTCGGTAGCTCAGTTGGATAAGACGTGCTGCGGTAGTATCCATTTAATATCCGTGCTGAGTGACaagcgggttcgagtcctgctgactgcttacagtgtgcggGTAGCACTTCGAAGGCCGTCCTGTCGTGAtgttaaatgaaaaatctagggttagtcttgggaaaccaagatctgAACGACGTAGGGGCAAACAAACAAACTATGGCCTCCAATTTTACAAGGTTAACACACAAACAATATATACCATACGTCATGCATGACAAAACGAAAACTCTTCCTCAAAAACTGCATCTTTTAGAAAGTGAACATCTATCTTGGAGGGATCATGAATGAAGGAATGAACAAACGAACGAACAAACTCTCTCTTGGCAGGTTGAACCTAATGGCAGGCAAAGTATTTttctcgcttgccagggtttcaAAGCTCACGCCAACAGAAACCTTTGCCGCATTAGCCTTCGTTCGTCTATTTCACTTcccaatatatttatatttttggaCAGACAGGTTCCCGCTCAAAAGGCACGTTTCCAATCCAGCAATGAATATTTGCCTTGTTATGTCGACAATCTCTAGGTGTTACCGCACTTCCTTTcgcggcaaagctgcgcaaTATTATCGACTTGGTCCGGTACATTAGGATTGGGTGTCCGTGCAATCTTGGCGTCATCCGCCAGGTTCGATTCCCAGCCGAATAATCGGCAGATACGACAAAAATCACGGAAAGTCACGGAAAGTTCGCAGTACACCAGCGCTCAACAGCAAGCAAAACATTATCACTGGTGCATAGGTCTCGAATAAATGTAAATGGAATATTTATTTCGGCTTTTACATTATTTGTTTCGTCTAGTCATCGCACTGTTTTATTATTGGATTTACACAAACAGCCTGTATCTTACAACCAAGTCTGCCGTTACATTTACCAGATACTACGCATGTATTCTGGTCGGATTTCATTGCTGTCAATGAATAGGAATCATCCTGCTGCCAtctgaaaaattaaacattcAAGATATTTGGATCGATTTGTTTGGAAATCGAAAGTATTATAAGTGAAATATTTGGTAAGCATATATTAAGATATATTTTGGTATATTACGAGATCATTCTGAATCAGGGGACTCGGAGGCGTTTTCATATAGCTGCATCGAGCTTACGTAGCACCGGGAAAAGGAGATGGTTCTAAATGGATTAAGTTAAATCTATCGACGAGGAGTGGTCGACCGATTCGACAGTCATCGAGTGGAGgagaatgatataaatactCACGGGTTATCTAAGCCGCAAGAACTGACGACGAAACCGTCGGGACATGTGATAGTCGGTGTTCTGGAATAGTCAGTCGTTTGGACAACGTGATAGAGAGTTTCACACGTGGCGATTGCCTGGAAAAGAAAACTATCCGTGAATGTATATCTATCTGAGTAAAGAAATACTACACTAGGTCTCCCATCTAGACCTATCACTGAAGTATTTACTTGAACATGTATTTACTTGTACGCAACGTTTCGTATACACACACGCACAAACGCATATTGCGTGCAACACAAGTTGAATATGTAAGTACCTTGACTGGAGGTCTATTCAAGCTATGATTCACTCTACACATATTGTATCCGATCACTATGTTCGCATCGCAATCCATTTCCGAGGAGCAACTGCATCGGACGACGAAAGAACCTTCCGGACACGTGACCTCACTGATGGCGTCATCAGCAGTCGAAGTTTCTGGCCCAGTCTTTTCGACTATTACACCAAGCACGTCGCTCACGAACAGGATTgctcaaatgaaaatgagaaaatgttTAATCGCTGTTTATAAAAGGCTCTATATTATTATCTTAAGAAACTGGCTACGTACCGGTACGTAATTCTTTTGAATCATTACTCGAAATTATTGCGTTAATATAACGGTTTAAGGCCACCCCCATCCCAATAAGATCGTAGTGTGGCATCTTATGTTAGTAAATAAAGTAGATAAAGAAACTATGACAGTAATGGAAAGAAGTTGAGGCAGTTTTAGGAGCTATTGTGTAGGTATAACCAGTCCGGCAATCCTCGCACAGCAGGTTTGTTATCATGATGACATCATAAACTCTTTTTATGATGTTTTATGATAACCTTCAGATTATTGTTCAGTAGCGATTTGAACGGACTATACTGCTGCGCAGTCTGAGTGCCACCTGCCGTTCAAATCACCCGCCAGGAGAGATAACATTAAGTCTGCATGATCTATACATACCAATTATTATTCCGACAAGAAGTTTCATCTGAAAAGAACGTAAAACAATATAAGGACTAAATCACGATTGATAAATCACTCCCCGTGTCTCGCTCTCAAGATTCTGGACCCCTTTTGTAGAAAGAACCGGCATTCTTGAAATTCCGATTCTCCCGCTAATGGTCTACCAATTTTGGCATGGAGCAAGCGACCCAGCGTCACGACCGTTCACTACCGTTTTTGATTACGAGATAATTCAGCTCATGATTCACTGatgtaattttgaaaactgatttgctaaactaacttttccttccaaccctcctgtcatgacgcgttATGATTAACTCACTCCTCGGTTATCATCgttgagagagcagctattCCCCGTGAATTACCAACGGGCGTATACAACAACAGAAACTTTGGAAAACTAACAACAATCATTTTTCACAAAACTCTAGCGAGTATTACCGTTATTGACTAAAAATGCCCCGCGTGGCGCTCGACGGGTTGAGGGCGTTTAAAAATCTGTATTTGATACGCTTAATAGATAATGATAAAACGTGTAATCGAGTAGACCATGACCTTGGTAGCTTTTGGAACTGCGATACATAGACCGCTGGCAAATTCAACGACACCGcaattgaatgaaaaaaatatatagaaaataaaactttaaagcaGCAAAATTGGTTATCAAATAGAGGGGATTTAGAAATTGATGGATTGCAAATCGTCGTGGATTTCCTGGACTCGGTTCCATCACGGCGTCGCAGTTGGGCCCCGGTCGTTTGCGCTCGAACGCAACTACGAAAAGTATGTCAGCTTACtgtaggccggagtagaacatgggcaaaaCTAGCCAGATACGGCTCGCGATGGTTCGTTAGACGTCGGGTATGATGAGCCGGTTATATTATGTCGAACGAATATAACGGCTACTGCTGGCCTACTATAATGAGTAGTTAATATCGGatataagatatttttcttgaatGAACTTATCTAATACACTCTTTAATTGAAATCTAACTTAGAAAGAACCGTTTATCTGGGCCTCAAAGAGCTCGAACTACTCACCGTGTGTTCGCTGGTTTCTCGCGTCTGCGGCA is drawn from Tubulanus polymorphus chromosome 10, tnTubPoly1.2, whole genome shotgun sequence and contains these coding sequences:
- the LOC141912308 gene encoding uncharacterized protein LOC141912308, with the translated sequence MDCDANIVIGYNMCRVNHSLNRPPVKAIATCETLYHVVQTTDYSRTPTITCPDGFVVSSCGLDNPWQQDDSYSLTAMKSDQNTCVVSGKCNGRLGCKIQAVCVNPIIKQCDD